The Halococcus hamelinensis 100A6 genome has a window encoding:
- a CDS encoding AAA family ATPase, with product MRIKRLRLENVRSYNDQEIEFPDGVTLVHGENGAGKTSLLMGIFGGLFLSKITTVGSNSFTLDDLVRRGEDTARVELAFEVDGAEYTTEWTVHNTSTASSAELTSPALSSPVTGVRDVRATVARLVGMDAEDFASSVYVKQGEVDRLIDDDDRTTTIDSLLGLDAIDRHTERMKQARRAAGRVRDANAERRRGHEEDRAEYDRDEADFGRAIAELTDDIDDAEGKAEMAEEYLDDLKEFRREKVAALERYEELIEERQAKATQIERVEAKRADQRSTIEAAEDDIATAEDEVERIEAEIADLSDEVDHDLSTEAKAEAARAAVADTLTEASAERATAKSELDAARDERDRLDTEHDETAETLDDLVDERDALRERLATIDERIDEAETTTETALEKRRRRVGSFLPDTEPVDVDDDHREAVEERVETLNEKREDATNDLTAARTKREAKTSALDEARAERSDLEDRLDDLTERRTSLHEEIETEKAALDGAVEELDDRIAELDPVDGLDADITAETLDEVRTERLPALRDERTDALSDAKSTVAALRTEAQRYEDDLDEFRELGPGSTCPTCGQTVSEAHVVEEIDELEDSLADVRQRLASAERERDSLAADVTGIDSLREDVVAAIDYRDDVLEEHRAALETLREEESDIDAEVAETSDAVEETEAEIERIEGEIETLDERIEELETEERKARGAVSAGENVLETFETVAERREMLADIEDERADTEDDITDVDDEIEAAEERLESLDETLETAHETIEERGTVLDEARERVEHIEDERSTVEAIIERYDEIDDHETTIAEETQRIAGAERAIEDFNEQLATLEHEHDAIENELGEHDGREAIEAEIEETDSRIEQREATREEYTTRARRLRDERNRLELERDALVRLNERIDECERKERWADGIYDETETVLSTYQAVKSELREEYLAYINEYTNEVFGKIYKNAGYQQVLIEEVHNERRETYDYAIRLLRGDGTRENPKNASGGERAIVNLALRAGIYRLIAGMGGGDRSGLPPFILDEPTTFLDEGHVGQLERMLRTLDEWDVPQVIVVSHDERLIHGADHECLVRKDPGTKTSHAEMRVAGDPDSTGGGPDDPEELSVVGSGGDD from the coding sequence ATGAGGATCAAACGCCTCCGGCTCGAAAACGTCCGGAGCTACAACGACCAGGAAATCGAGTTCCCCGACGGTGTCACGCTGGTCCACGGCGAGAACGGCGCGGGGAAGACCTCCCTGCTGATGGGGATCTTCGGTGGCCTCTTCCTCTCGAAGATCACCACTGTGGGGTCGAACAGCTTCACCCTCGACGACCTCGTTCGACGTGGCGAGGACACCGCGCGGGTCGAGCTCGCCTTCGAGGTCGACGGGGCGGAGTACACCACCGAATGGACGGTCCACAACACCAGCACGGCGTCGAGCGCCGAACTCACGTCACCGGCGCTCTCCTCGCCCGTGACGGGCGTCCGCGACGTTCGTGCGACGGTGGCGCGACTCGTCGGGATGGACGCCGAAGACTTCGCGAGTTCGGTCTACGTCAAACAGGGCGAGGTCGACCGGCTCATCGACGACGACGACCGGACGACGACCATCGATAGCCTGCTCGGGCTCGACGCGATCGACCGCCACACCGAACGGATGAAACAGGCCCGTCGGGCGGCAGGTCGCGTCCGCGACGCCAACGCCGAGCGCCGCCGTGGCCATGAGGAGGACCGCGCCGAGTACGACCGCGACGAAGCCGATTTCGGGCGGGCGATCGCCGAGCTCACCGACGATATCGACGACGCGGAGGGGAAAGCCGAGATGGCCGAGGAGTACCTCGACGACCTCAAGGAGTTCCGTCGGGAGAAAGTGGCGGCGCTCGAACGCTACGAGGAACTCATCGAGGAACGGCAGGCGAAGGCGACGCAGATCGAGCGTGTCGAGGCGAAACGCGCCGACCAACGCTCGACGATCGAGGCGGCCGAAGACGACATCGCGACGGCGGAGGACGAGGTCGAACGGATCGAAGCCGAGATCGCCGACCTGTCGGACGAGGTCGACCACGACCTCTCGACCGAAGCGAAGGCGGAAGCGGCGCGCGCAGCGGTCGCCGACACCCTTACCGAGGCGAGCGCCGAGCGTGCCACAGCGAAGAGCGAGCTCGATGCCGCACGCGACGAACGCGACCGGCTCGACACCGAGCACGACGAGACCGCCGAGACCCTCGACGACCTCGTCGACGAACGCGACGCGCTCCGTGAACGACTGGCCACCATCGACGAGCGCATCGACGAGGCCGAGACGACGACCGAGACGGCGCTCGAAAAGCGCCGCCGTCGTGTCGGGTCGTTCCTCCCGGATACCGAACCAGTAGACGTGGACGACGACCACCGCGAGGCGGTCGAGGAACGCGTCGAAACCCTCAACGAGAAACGCGAGGACGCCACGAACGACCTCACCGCGGCGCGGACGAAACGCGAGGCGAAGACGTCCGCTCTGGACGAGGCACGGGCGGAACGTTCGGATCTCGAAGATCGGCTCGATGACCTGACCGAACGGCGCACGTCGCTCCACGAGGAGATCGAGACCGAAAAGGCGGCGCTCGACGGGGCGGTCGAGGAACTCGACGACCGGATCGCGGAGCTCGACCCGGTCGACGGGCTCGATGCCGACATCACGGCCGAGACCCTTGACGAGGTTCGCACCGAACGCCTCCCCGCGCTCCGCGACGAACGCACCGACGCCCTCAGCGACGCCAAAAGCACCGTCGCCGCCCTCCGTACCGAAGCACAGCGCTACGAGGACGACCTCGACGAGTTTCGAGAGCTCGGTCCGGGGTCGACGTGCCCGACCTGCGGGCAGACGGTTTCGGAGGCGCACGTCGTCGAGGAGATAGACGAGTTGGAGGACTCGCTCGCCGACGTTCGCCAGCGCCTCGCGTCCGCGGAGCGCGAGCGGGATTCGCTCGCGGCGGACGTGACCGGCATCGATTCGCTCCGCGAGGACGTCGTGGCGGCCATCGACTATCGCGACGACGTTCTCGAAGAGCACCGAGCGGCGCTCGAGACCCTCCGCGAGGAAGAGAGTGACATCGATGCGGAGGTCGCCGAGACCAGCGACGCAGTCGAGGAGACGGAGGCGGAGATCGAGCGCATCGAGGGCGAGATCGAGACGCTCGACGAGCGCATCGAGGAACTCGAAACCGAGGAGCGAAAGGCACGTGGAGCCGTCTCCGCCGGCGAAAACGTACTGGAGACGTTCGAGACCGTCGCCGAACGCCGCGAGATGCTCGCCGACATCGAGGACGAACGTGCGGATACCGAAGACGACATCACCGATGTCGACGACGAGATCGAGGCGGCAGAGGAGCGGCTCGAATCACTCGACGAGACACTCGAAACGGCGCACGAGACGATCGAGGAGCGCGGAACGGTGCTCGACGAGGCCCGCGAGCGAGTCGAGCACATCGAGGACGAGCGATCCACGGTCGAAGCCATCATCGAGCGCTACGACGAGATCGACGACCACGAGACGACGATCGCCGAGGAAACCCAGCGCATCGCGGGGGCCGAACGCGCCATCGAGGACTTCAACGAACAGCTGGCGACGCTCGAACACGAACACGACGCCATCGAGAACGAACTCGGCGAGCACGACGGTCGGGAGGCCATCGAGGCCGAGATCGAGGAGACCGATTCGCGTATCGAACAGCGCGAGGCGACACGTGAGGAGTACACTACCCGAGCACGGCGTCTCCGGGACGAGCGCAACCGACTCGAGCTCGAACGAGATGCTTTGGTTCGCCTGAACGAACGAATCGACGAGTGCGAACGCAAGGAGCGATGGGCCGACGGGATCTACGACGAGACCGAAACGGTTCTCTCGACCTATCAGGCAGTGAAATCCGAGCTCCGCGAGGAGTACCTCGCCTACATCAACGAGTACACCAACGAGGTCTTCGGGAAGATCTACAAGAACGCGGGCTATCAGCAGGTGCTGATCGAGGAGGTCCACAACGAGCGCCGCGAGACCTACGACTACGCGATCCGACTCCTGCGTGGCGACGGCACGCGCGAGAACCCAAAGAACGCGAGCGGTGGCGAGCGCGCCATCGTCAACCTCGCGCTCCGGGCGGGTATCTATCGTCTCATCGCGGGCATGGGCGGCGGCGACCGAAGCGGTCTCCCGCCGTTCATCCTCGACGAACCAACGACGTTCCTCGACGAGGGTCATGTGGGCCAGCTCGAACGGATGCTTCGCACGCTCGACGAGTGGGACGTGCCACAGGTGATCGTGGTGAGCCACGACGAACGCCTGATCCACGGTGCGGACCACGAGTGCCTCGTGCGCAAGGACCCTGGGACGAAGACCTCGCACGCCGAGATGCGGGTCGCCGGCGACCCCGACTCCACCGGCGGTGGTCCCGACGACCCAGAGGAGTTGAGTGTCGTCGGGTCCGGAGGTGACGATTGA
- a CDS encoding DNA double-strand break repair nuclease NurA: MDQTAFGVVKELFGHIDNSVPDEPTSQTEHARRLFSLLAREGGQVEALGEVRCMKTPMADLGTWNEDPWPEHTYGIDASTTRPIEYNNGLVVDTASAKLGVAGTDGNRDLERDGTIRSVLYFDDDDSRFFSETFEGDEGRVDGEVLAFPGTADRTSDVTRWVSTAAQRLAEGRHALASADAIDGALFFDGSVYPLGVLYWLMLDTVDRMPVPSTWDVPQTIAEHYVGVIDRLYERGLPVIGVVKTSMTGQVLDALETKIETHDLTDENGLRLDVPWRRDHQFVSEVLRDDSLNHLTYTSWFVHEQAIDNRPFEMLSTVADALDHGEPADYRRAFFYVRLPRTGGVFRVEAPLLFLGDDAQREAVQRKALKEIARNGDVPRAVTRADKIARISPDNRKTIEKFITSAESQFDYNQDGRWKDIEDPSEVDQ; this comes from the coding sequence ATGGACCAGACCGCCTTCGGGGTCGTGAAGGAACTGTTCGGGCATATCGACAACAGCGTCCCCGACGAACCCACCTCACAGACCGAACACGCACGTCGGCTGTTCTCGCTGCTCGCGCGCGAGGGTGGCCAGGTCGAAGCGCTCGGCGAAGTGAGGTGTATGAAAACGCCGATGGCGGACCTCGGAACGTGGAACGAGGACCCGTGGCCCGAGCACACCTACGGGATCGACGCCAGCACCACCCGACCGATCGAGTACAACAACGGTCTCGTCGTCGATACCGCGAGCGCGAAGCTCGGGGTTGCGGGGACGGATGGCAACCGGGACCTCGAACGCGACGGCACGATCCGCTCGGTGTTGTACTTCGACGACGACGATAGCCGGTTCTTCTCCGAGACCTTCGAGGGCGACGAGGGCCGTGTCGACGGCGAGGTGCTCGCCTTCCCCGGAACCGCCGACCGGACCTCCGACGTCACGCGGTGGGTCTCGACGGCGGCCCAGCGCCTTGCGGAGGGACGGCACGCGCTCGCCTCCGCCGATGCGATCGACGGGGCACTGTTCTTCGATGGCTCCGTTTACCCGTTGGGGGTCCTCTACTGGCTCATGCTGGACACCGTCGACCGAATGCCGGTGCCCTCGACGTGGGACGTGCCGCAGACGATCGCGGAGCACTACGTCGGCGTGATCGACCGGCTCTACGAGCGGGGTCTCCCGGTGATCGGGGTGGTGAAGACGTCGATGACCGGGCAGGTGCTCGACGCGCTCGAAACCAAGATCGAGACCCACGACCTCACCGACGAGAACGGGCTCCGGCTCGACGTGCCGTGGCGGCGCGACCATCAGTTCGTGAGCGAGGTCCTGCGAGACGACAGCCTGAATCACTTGACCTACACGTCGTGGTTCGTCCACGAGCAGGCGATCGACAACCGGCCGTTCGAGATGCTCTCGACGGTGGCCGACGCGCTCGACCACGGTGAACCCGCCGACTACCGGCGGGCGTTCTTCTACGTCCGGCTGCCAAGGACGGGTGGGGTGTTCCGGGTCGAAGCCCCGTTGCTCTTCCTCGGAGACGACGCCCAGCGCGAGGCGGTACAGCGAAAGGCGCTGAAGGAGATCGCTCGGAACGGCGACGTCCCCCGAGCGGTCACCCGTGCCGACAAGATCGCCCGGATCAGCCCCGACAACCGAAAGACCATCGAGAAGTTCATCACCTCGGCCGAGAGCCAGTTCGACTACAACCAGGACGGCCGGTGGAAGGATATCGAGGACCCAAGCGAGGTAGACCAATGA
- a CDS encoding ATP-binding protein, with the protein MSNNPLDDDPFATDDEQSTADDTAAAVDADGGTDTTVESSSTDGSGGGTALSEQQVPSSATDLGPREVGHVLASETIHVSRSEYTVNAYIATERRDQVRVGDYVGVSYPASDDRLFAAVDGLRYEPYTDLDDRSDVHNRINRGSALDESEYVLVAELEPITILSVEADGAEDPEGALSRGIVNKVPKPNTEVERVEDEPTLREGLNIPHSGIFCGYLSVGGDAMEVGGEPFPYYLSNPGIGPTGEVESGEPAVFRHALVAGSTGKGKTHFAKNLLRQFMGEKRYPIENHSTGDLERSRLNTVVFDPENEYWQMREDGAIPPEDRRRLERAGVEVGGVDSLEVFVPDVANTTPPSTGESRSFSIPFSLVRSRPELLMPYDPTPVTRGALEGCLSSYFDQEDARPTYEAFIHYLDRNSHEDSVLRARHEIADGTWSAVMRRVKDDVFTDVFDGGGDGGTGANPLDDISGELFREGQVTVIPTGHLRGGKEELTVLTVLSYVIENKISDHDVDTHIKDTPMLMSIDEAHNYLSGADTLRGQYIIRRAREAAKQGRKDKLGLLMITQNPEDIDDEVLKQTNTNVFLGLRDEVVERVPSVPSEFKRDIPKFGKGQAVVKAPDVEAVEVVGLPFCVTKHS; encoded by the coding sequence ATGAGCAACAATCCACTCGACGACGACCCGTTCGCGACGGACGACGAACAGTCCACTGCCGACGACACCGCCGCCGCTGTGGATGCGGACGGTGGAACCGACACCACAGTAGAGAGCAGTAGCACGGATGGCAGCGGCGGCGGGACGGCGCTCTCGGAACAACAGGTCCCGAGTTCGGCGACCGACCTCGGCCCCCGCGAAGTGGGCCACGTGCTCGCGAGCGAGACGATCCACGTCAGTCGAAGCGAGTACACGGTGAACGCTTACATCGCCACCGAGCGCCGTGACCAGGTGCGAGTGGGCGATTACGTCGGGGTCTCGTATCCCGCGAGCGACGACAGGCTGTTCGCCGCCGTCGACGGGTTGCGCTACGAACCCTACACCGACCTCGACGACCGCTCGGACGTCCACAACCGGATCAATCGGGGGTCCGCACTCGACGAGTCGGAGTACGTGCTGGTGGCCGAACTCGAACCCATCACCATCCTCTCGGTCGAAGCGGATGGGGCGGAAGACCCCGAAGGAGCGCTGTCGCGTGGCATCGTGAACAAGGTACCGAAGCCGAACACCGAGGTCGAGCGCGTCGAGGACGAGCCGACCTTGCGCGAGGGGCTCAACATCCCACACTCGGGGATATTCTGTGGCTACCTCTCCGTGGGTGGCGACGCAATGGAGGTCGGTGGCGAACCGTTCCCGTACTACCTCTCGAACCCCGGTATCGGTCCCACTGGCGAGGTCGAGTCGGGCGAGCCAGCGGTCTTCCGTCACGCGCTCGTCGCCGGCTCGACGGGGAAGGGGAAGACCCACTTCGCGAAGAACCTCCTCCGACAGTTCATGGGCGAGAAGCGCTACCCGATCGAGAATCACAGTACGGGAGACCTCGAACGGAGTCGGCTCAATACGGTCGTCTTCGACCCCGAAAACGAGTACTGGCAGATGCGCGAGGACGGTGCGATCCCGCCGGAGGACCGGCGACGGCTCGAACGCGCGGGAGTCGAGGTGGGCGGCGTCGATAGTCTGGAGGTGTTCGTCCCCGACGTGGCGAACACCACCCCGCCGTCGACTGGCGAGAGCCGATCCTTCTCGATCCCGTTCTCGCTGGTGCGCTCGCGACCCGAACTCCTGATGCCGTACGACCCGACACCAGTGACCCGCGGGGCGCTCGAAGGCTGTCTCTCGTCGTACTTCGACCAGGAGGACGCACGGCCGACCTACGAGGCGTTCATCCACTATCTCGACAGGAACTCACACGAGGACAGCGTGCTTCGAGCGCGACACGAGATCGCCGACGGGACGTGGAGCGCGGTGATGCGCCGCGTGAAAGACGACGTGTTCACCGACGTGTTCGACGGCGGCGGTGACGGGGGAACCGGCGCGAACCCGCTCGACGACATCTCCGGGGAACTGTTCCGCGAGGGGCAAGTGACGGTGATTCCGACGGGCCATCTCCGCGGCGGGAAGGAAGAGCTCACCGTCCTCACGGTGCTGTCCTACGTGATCGAGAACAAGATCTCGGACCACGACGTCGATACGCACATCAAGGACACCCCGATGCTGATGAGCATCGACGAGGCGCACAACTACCTCTCGGGCGCGGACACGCTTCGTGGCCAGTACATCATCCGTCGAGCACGCGAGGCCGCGAAACAGGGCCGGAAGGACAAACTCGGGCTCCTGATGATCACCCAGAACCCGGAGGACATCGACGACGAGGTGTTGAAACAGACCAACACCAACGTCTTCCTCGGTCTCCGGGACGAAGTGGTCGAGCGGGTCCCATCGGTTCCCTCGGAGTTCAAACGCGATATCCCGAAGTTCGGCAAGGGGCAGGCGGTCGTCAAAGCCCCCGATGTCGAGGCGGTCGAGGTCGTCGGCCTCCCGTTCTGTGTCACGAAACACTCGTAG
- the pan1 gene encoding proteasome-activating nucleotidase Pan1 yields MTDTVDEGSQPYDTDASNQEKLDALEERIEILDTQNEEMRDKLLDANAENNKFQQKLERLNHENKKLKQSPLFVATVQEITDDGSVIIKQHGNNQEALTQVTDETRESLEPGSRVAVNNSLSVVTDLSNETDVRARVMEVEESPGVEYTDIGGLTEQMNEVRETVEMPLESPEMFTDVGIDPPSGILLHGPPGTGKTMLAKAVANQTDATFIKMAGSELVHKFIGEGAKLVRDLFEVAREHEPAVIFIDEIDAIASKRTDSKTSGDAEVQRTMMQLLSEMDGFEERGEVRIIAATNRFDMLDRAILRPGRFDRLIEVPKPDAEGREKIFEIHTRGMNLADDVTFEALAEEISGASGAQIKAICTEAGMFAIREDRTEVRMTDFHEAWAKIDADEDADEDEVSKTFA; encoded by the coding sequence ATGACCGACACGGTGGACGAGGGGTCACAGCCCTACGATACGGACGCCTCGAATCAGGAGAAACTCGACGCGCTCGAAGAGCGGATCGAGATCCTCGACACCCAGAACGAGGAGATGCGCGACAAGCTGCTCGACGCGAACGCCGAGAACAACAAGTTCCAGCAGAAGCTCGAACGCCTGAACCACGAGAACAAGAAGCTCAAACAGTCGCCGCTGTTCGTCGCCACGGTCCAGGAGATCACCGACGACGGCAGCGTGATCATCAAACAGCACGGCAACAACCAGGAGGCGCTGACCCAGGTCACCGACGAGACCCGCGAGTCGCTCGAACCGGGCTCGCGCGTCGCGGTCAACAACTCGCTGTCGGTGGTTACGGACCTCTCGAACGAGACCGACGTCCGGGCGCGCGTGATGGAGGTCGAGGAGAGCCCCGGCGTGGAGTACACCGACATCGGCGGGCTGACCGAACAGATGAACGAGGTGCGCGAGACCGTCGAAATGCCGCTCGAAAGCCCGGAGATGTTCACCGACGTCGGGATCGACCCACCCTCCGGCATCCTGCTTCACGGCCCGCCCGGCACGGGGAAGACGATGCTCGCCAAGGCCGTCGCGAACCAGACCGACGCGACGTTCATCAAGATGGCGGGCTCCGAGCTCGTCCACAAGTTCATCGGCGAGGGCGCGAAGCTCGTTCGCGACCTCTTCGAGGTCGCCCGCGAGCACGAACCGGCGGTCATCTTCATCGACGAGATCGACGCCATCGCCTCGAAACGAACGGACTCGAAGACCTCCGGCGACGCCGAGGTCCAGCGGACGATGATGCAGCTCCTCAGCGAGATGGACGGCTTCGAGGAGCGCGGCGAGGTCCGGATCATCGCCGCCACCAACCGCTTCGACATGCTCGACCGAGCGATCCTCCGCCCCGGTCGGTTCGACCGCCTCATCGAGGTCCCCAAACCCGACGCCGAGGGCCGCGAGAAGATCTTCGAGATCCACACCCGCGGGATGAACCTCGCCGACGACGTCACCTTCGAGGCGCTCGCCGAGGAGATCTCCGGTGCGAGCGGCGCACAGATCAAGGCGATCTGCACCGAGGCCGGGATGTTCGCGATCCGCGAGGACCGCACCGAGGTCCGGATGACGGACTTCCACGAGGCGTGGGCGAAGATCGACGCCGACGAGGACGCCGACGAGGACGAGGTCTCGAAGACGTTCGCCTAG
- a CDS encoding acyltransferase: MVSRHDRIEHHATPGSRNSLWSWTDAKSPLVVARNYAVIWLVRLNPSLRLKNWLLRRLGVTIGRGVSWGLESTPDVFWPELITVRDDAIIGYDATLLCHEFLQDEYRTGEIVVGERAMIGAGAIVLPGVEIGADARVAANSLVVEDVEPGTTVAGVPATEH; encoded by the coding sequence CGGATCGAACACCACGCCACCCCCGGATCGCGGAACTCGCTGTGGTCCTGGACCGACGCGAAGTCCCCGCTGGTCGTGGCGCGCAACTACGCCGTGATCTGGCTGGTGCGACTCAACCCGAGTCTCCGGCTCAAGAACTGGCTGCTCCGGCGGCTCGGCGTCACGATCGGTCGTGGCGTCTCGTGGGGGCTCGAATCCACGCCGGACGTCTTCTGGCCCGAGCTCATCACCGTTCGCGACGACGCGATCATCGGTTACGATGCGACGCTGCTGTGCCACGAGTTCCTGCAGGACGAGTACCGGACCGGTGAGATCGTCGTCGGCGAGCGCGCGATGATCGGTGCGGGGGCCATCGTGTTGCCGGGTGTCGAGATCGGAGCCGACGCGCGGGTGGCCGCGAACTCCCTCGTCGTTGAGGACGTCGAACCCGGGACGACGGTCGCGGGTGTCCCGGCGACGGAGCACTGA